A region of Thermococcus barossii DNA encodes the following proteins:
- a CDS encoding NAD-dependent epimerase/dehydratase family protein, which yields MKVLVTGGAGFIGSHLVDRLMKLGYEVRVLDDLSAGTLDNIRHWLWHERFEFMEGDMRNREIVEKAVKDIEVVFHLAANPEVRIGSQSPELLYETNVLITYNLLEAVRKSGVKYLVFTSSSTVYGDADLIPTPEEYAPLEPISVYGGAKLAAEALISGYAHTFDFRALIFRLANIIGERSNHGVIYDFINKLRRNPGELEILGDGTQRKSYLHVSDTVEGILHIFEYFRKGNRAVDFYNLGNDDWITVKEIAEIVSEEMGLKPAFRFTGGVDGGRGWKGDVKFMRLSIEKAKKTGWKPKLNSYEAVRRTVRELLSSL from the coding sequence ATGAAGGTTCTCGTCACTGGCGGCGCGGGCTTCATAGGGTCCCATCTCGTGGACAGACTAATGAAGCTTGGATACGAGGTGAGGGTTCTCGACGACCTCAGCGCTGGCACTCTCGACAACATCCGTCACTGGCTCTGGCATGAGAGGTTTGAGTTCATGGAGGGCGACATGAGAAACCGGGAAATCGTGGAAAAAGCCGTTAAAGACATAGAGGTCGTCTTCCACCTCGCGGCCAACCCAGAGGTTAGAATCGGCTCCCAGAGCCCAGAGCTCCTCTACGAGACCAACGTACTGATAACCTACAACCTCCTCGAGGCTGTGAGAAAATCAGGGGTCAAATATCTCGTTTTCACCTCCTCATCGACTGTTTACGGCGACGCCGACCTCATACCGACGCCGGAGGAGTACGCCCCGCTCGAGCCGATAAGCGTCTACGGCGGGGCGAAGCTCGCTGCCGAAGCCCTGATAAGCGGTTACGCCCACACCTTCGACTTCAGGGCGTTAATCTTCCGCCTGGCCAACATAATAGGCGAGCGCTCCAACCACGGCGTCATCTACGACTTCATCAACAAGCTCAGAAGAAATCCAGGAGAGCTTGAGATACTGGGCGACGGAACCCAGAGGAAGAGCTACCTCCATGTGAGCGACACGGTTGAGGGGATACTGCACATCTTCGAGTACTTCCGGAAGGGAAACAGGGCAGTTGACTTCTACAACCTGGGCAACGATGACTGGATAACCGTTAAGGAGATAGCGGAGATAGTCAGCGAGGAGATGGGGCTTAAGCCGGCCTTCAGGTTCACGGGCGGCGTCGACGGCGGTCGCGGCTGGAAGGGCGACGTCAAGTTCATGCGCCTGAGCATAGAGAAGGCAAAGAAAACCGGCTGGAAGCCGAAGCTCAACAGCTACGAGGCTGTGAGAAGAACGGTGAGGGAACTCCTCTCTAGTCTTTAA
- a CDS encoding glucose-1-phosphate thymidylyltransferase: protein MRALILSGGHGTRLRPLTYSQQKQLIPVANKPILFYAIEDVIEAGIDEIGIVVGPNKEQVMETVRGVDWDADIEFIYQGEPKGLAHAILVARDYLGDDDFVMYLGDNILKEGIVKHKKHFEKGNFDASILLQEVPDPRQFGVAELSDDGKTIKRLVEKPKEPPSNLALVGIYFFKPVIHEAVKNIKPSWRNELEITDAIQWLIDHGYRVGWTKVTGWWKDTGKPEDLLEANRLILDDIQRNIQVNTKAQIHGRVIIEKGAKIDENTVIKGPVVIGKNVVIRNSYIGPYTSIGDNCIIEDTEIEDSIILEGSEIQNAGRIVESLIGRRVKIINGTSHPLGRKLVIGDNSRLIL from the coding sequence ATGAGAGCTTTAATCCTTTCCGGAGGCCACGGTACGAGGCTAAGGCCCCTCACCTACTCCCAGCAGAAGCAACTCATCCCTGTGGCAAACAAGCCCATCCTGTTCTATGCTATCGAAGACGTCATCGAAGCAGGCATTGATGAGATTGGAATTGTCGTCGGCCCAAACAAGGAGCAGGTAATGGAGACCGTTAGGGGCGTTGACTGGGACGCGGACATAGAGTTCATATACCAGGGCGAGCCAAAAGGATTGGCTCATGCTATTCTAGTAGCTAGGGATTACCTAGGTGACGATGACTTTGTAATGTACCTCGGTGACAACATCCTTAAGGAAGGGATAGTAAAGCACAAGAAGCACTTTGAAAAAGGAAACTTTGACGCCAGCATACTCCTCCAAGAGGTTCCAGACCCTAGACAGTTTGGAGTTGCAGAGCTCAGCGATGATGGGAAGACAATAAAGAGACTTGTCGAGAAGCCCAAAGAACCGCCGAGCAACCTGGCACTCGTGGGAATTTACTTCTTCAAGCCGGTGATTCACGAAGCTGTGAAGAACATAAAGCCTTCCTGGAGGAATGAGCTTGAGATAACCGACGCCATACAGTGGCTCATAGACCACGGCTACCGCGTGGGATGGACGAAGGTCACCGGCTGGTGGAAGGACACCGGAAAACCAGAAGACCTACTAGAGGCCAACAGGCTCATCTTGGACGACATCCAGAGGAATATACAGGTTAATACAAAGGCTCAGATTCACGGAAGGGTGATTATCGAAAAGGGGGCTAAAATCGATGAAAACACGGTAATAAAGGGGCCAGTTGTGATAGGAAAGAACGTTGTGATAAGGAACTCTTACATTGGCCCATACACTAGCATCGGTGACAACTGCATCATCGAAGACACGGAGATCGAGGACTCTATAATACTAGAGGGAAGTGAGATACAAAACGCTGGCAGGATAGTCGAAAGCCTCATTGGAAGAAGGGTGAAGATAATAAACGGTACCTCTCATCCTCTTGGCAGGAAACTGGTCATCGGTGACAACTCAAGGCTTATACTGTGA
- the mntA gene encoding type VII toxin-antitoxin system MntA family adenylyltransferase antitoxin: protein MKVYSLEKGERERIKHLIAEFLMNRDDVIFAYLHGSFLSGGPFRDIDVAVYTGKKHDVFYELGLEEELERLTGFPVDVRVLNDAPISFRFSVLKGELLFSKDEEKRCEFEERTLREYHDFSYHLNMYRREALGI, encoded by the coding sequence ATGAAAGTTTACTCCCTGGAAAAAGGCGAGCGGGAGAGGATAAAGCACCTGATAGCGGAGTTCCTGATGAACAGGGATGATGTTATTTTTGCCTATCTTCATGGCTCCTTTCTGAGCGGCGGTCCATTCAGGGATATTGATGTAGCTGTGTACACAGGGAAAAAACATGACGTCTTCTACGAGCTTGGACTGGAGGAAGAGCTTGAGAGGCTCACGGGATTTCCAGTCGATGTCAGGGTGCTGAATGACGCCCCCATAAGCTTCAGGTTCAGTGTGCTGAAGGGTGAGCTGCTGTTCAGCAAAGACGAAGAAAAGCGCTGTGAGTTTGAGGAGAGAACACTCCGTGAGTACCACGATTTCAGCTACCATCTCAACATGTACCGGAGGGAGGCACTTGGAATATGA